The Salvelinus namaycush isolate Seneca chromosome 37, SaNama_1.0, whole genome shotgun sequence sequence cctctcccccgttTGGGGGTCGTTGTGACCTTAGTTGAAGCCTTCTCCGTTTCCTCGGTATCATCCACTGTTATCTGTTCTCCCTCCCCTGAATCCAGCTCCTCCTCCACTTTAACCAGAATGGTGTCTTCCGGAAATGGGACgtcctcctccccttccactTTGTCCTCCTCTACAACTATCTCCTCTGTCTCGCGTTGTTTTTCCATTTGGACCACCTCCTCGTCTACCTCCTGGACACCTGTGCTGGTAGAACCAGCAATGCTACTGGTATTGTTGCTCTGTTGTTGCTCTATGGCCTCCTCTAGTCGGAGGCGGTACTGCTCAGCCTCCTGCTCCTTCTGTAGGAGCTGTGTGCGGTACTCCTGGGCCTTCCGATTGGCCTCCTGCAGCTGCTTCTGGAGCTGCTCCCGACTGCTGTCCCCTGACTTCGCTTTCTGAGAACAATGGACACACAGTAAGAGGAGAGAAACTATTTCAGAATATTATGCCAAGCCACAAATATGGGGACCTTTGCTGACCTTGTCTTTGGGTCTGGTTAGGATGGCTGCAGGCTCTATTCTCCTCTTGCGTGCAGGAGAGGGGTAAGGCTCCTGTTCCACCACCTCCTCTGTGATCTGACCAGCCGGGACTGCCACCACtacagaaacaaaacaaactcaTGAATGCATTCATTGTAATGTCTTGAAAAAGGCTGACATGAGCACAATGTAAACTAAATAaacatacactcagtggccagtttattaggtacacctatctagtaccgggtcgacacccctttgcctccagaacagtctgaattcttcagggcatggattctacaagttgTGGCGTTCaaatgttgctcaattggtatcaagggacctatcAATAagctttttcttgtttttaagctgataggagtggaacccggtgtggtcgtctgctgcaatagcccatccgagACAAGGATTGACAAGTTGTGCATTCCGAGAAACCGTTCTGCGCCTGTTTGAGgcctgcctgttagcttgcacgattcttgccattttccttcgacctctctcatcaacaagtTTTTTCCCACAGGACTGCAGCtaactggatgttttttgtttgttgcactattctctgtaaaccctagatactgtcatgcgtgaaaagcccaggaaaAGCCATTTCTGAAATACTGGAACTGGTGAGCCTggcaccgacaatcataccatgctcaaagtagcataggtcactcgttttgcccattctaacagtCAAtctaacagtaactgaatgccccCCCCATTCTAACAGTAACTGCTTGCCCCGATGCCTGTCTACCTGCTTTTCATAGCAAGTTACAGCGACCTGACTTACTGtttgtaggagcgaaccattttcgtgaacgggtGGTAtgcctaataaactggccactgagtgtataaatAGATGGTTTCCTACTTACTTTGCTGCCCCTGCATAGTGACAAAGAACTGCTGCCCAAGTCCCGCTGGCTGCAGGTTTCCGTGTTGGTCCGTCACTATGGTGATGACCCTCTGACCTCCATCGCCCACTACATGCTGAATGGCCGAGTCCACAGAATCTGCAGCGATTGCATCCTCAGATTTGCCTGTGGGAAAGATAGAGTTACTTACTATTGCAGTCTAAGAACTATAATACAGATCTGAGTTAGCCCTAACGCACAGAGAATTATCATTTTATAGAATATGATATAGATCAAAGTACTATTAATTGTAACATGAGTAGCTCAGAGTAATTTGTAGTGTTATCCTCATGGTTATGCATAGACATCACTTACCTGCATTTTTACCCATGGGACCTGAGGCTTCTGCCAGGGCTGCCAGTGTTGCCAGGACTGAGGTGGTAGAGACAGATTCTCCTGGAATAATAAGACAATGAAAAACCTCAATCAAGTCATCCCATTTAGAAGTGTCTTGGGTGAGGTCAGGTGGTAAATAAGGTTCCCCATTTATATAAATGATAAATGTCAGTGAGTTATATTTGATATACCTCTAGTTAATTTGTACCTAACTTACTGTAACCTGTGCTCCAGTTGCCCATACCTGACTTGGCGGTGGTGTTGACGAGGTCAGAGAGGTTCACGACCCCAGCAGAGGAGATGATGAACTGGGGCTCTGGGTTCATGTTCACTTGGTTCTGCATGCCATCCTGTGTACATACACAAAACACACCTTGAAGATGTTATCTAACAAAAGAACACAGATACAGTTCCTCCCACATACTGGGCAACAGTTTAACCTTCAGGGCCTCAACACGTGTTACATAAACCAGTGATAAGGGCACATACTTGCATGTCTTAGACATAAGGGCATTTTTGTGAAAACAAATGAACATCAGAGCCATATAAAAACAATCCCTTCACCTGTAACAGTATCATGAGCTCAGTGTTGCTGGTGTCCATGGCGATGTCAAAGGGCGTCTTGTCAAACTTGCTGAGGGAGTGGACGTCTGCTCCATATTTGAGCAGCAGCTCTGCCACCTCTCTGTGACCGTGCTGGGCCGCCCAATGCAGGGCTGTCATCTTCAGCATGTCCTTAGCGTTGATGTCCGCTCCGCTCTGCTAGGGAGCACAGCACGCGCCCCCCCCAGTAGTGGGAAAGAGATAGGAAGATGAGACGGGTAGCCTAGATTCCAAAATGTGAGTGGTGAACattcaacatttaaaaaataaaatttgTTTGTCAGTCACTTTAATGAATTTAGAACTGTTATGTTTTTCTTATAAACAGCTGAATACTGTCCTTACTGCCCTTACACTGACTAGCAGCTCCACTATATTGGAGTGGCCCTCCGTGGCCGCCATGTGGAGTGGGGTCCTGTCCACTTTGGTCCGGGCATCCCTGCTAACGCCTGCTCGGAGAAGCACCTCAGCCGTGGAGTGGTGTCCGTACTGAGCAGCTAGATGGAGCGGGGAAGTCCCCAGCTAGAATACACGATTTGGTTTATGAGGACCCAGTCCTTACAACACTGTGTCTGGATTGTGTGAAAGAAGCCAGCACTGCAACATAGGTAGATTTGTGATGTACCGCAAGAGATCTGAGGAACAATATCTCTGTGTTAGGCTACATGCGGTGTAAAATCATAAATTGTGTAGATGTGAGTATCCCTACAGTGAGACCCTTACCCAATCAGTGGTGAAGGGAGCTCCATTGACCATGAGGGTCCTGACATCATCATCCAGCCCTGCCCGTGCAGCCTCCAGCAGCCGCTTCCCCAGGTCCACCAGTGACATCTACTGGGAGACAGAAAGAGTGCTTTTGCGTAAGAGTGTCAAAACAATAAGACAAACCCCTTGAGTGAATATAAGCCAGGCACTGCTAAAAAGTCTCTAGAGAAAGGTTTTTGCTGCCAAAATAGAATTGTTTTTGCTCTGCGAAACATGTTGCATCAATGTGTTTTATTGATGGTTGTATTGAAGGAAAAATTGCAGTACTAGGAAATATTCCGTTTGTGTACATTTGAAGCAATCGTAGTCAGAACCCATGTGAAATTGTGGCAGCAATAAGAACCAACTTGACAAAAGTGAAATGATTTATTTTGCTAAAATACAGTGTCAAGTCACAGGCTAGCTGAAGAAACACTGACTGAATTATCGCACAGTTCAACTAGCTGGGCTTGAACTTTTCTCGTTAGCTAGTGATACATATAATAATGTAACAATCAACAATATAAGCTTTGATACTTGGTTGGTGGTATGTTCCGGTGGAAGTCGAATATGAAACTACGGATGGCAAAGTGGGCACCAAATCTGGCTACTTCCACATCCGCACTATTATTGCTAGCTAGTTACTAGCATTCAGAACTGAAGATGGCTTTGATTTTCACAAGACTTCAAAAAAAGCATATCCCCGACACATAATCAATAACATCGTAATAGTATTTCGCGTTTGCGTTTTGGGTATTTAGCTACATTGCAAGATTGTTAGCtgtttatctagctagctatgtcaATGACTTAGTTTTACAAGTAGCTAGTTCGTTAGCTtaacgttagatagctagctaagtttgcagagcttttttttttttttacacggtTTGTTGATATTTAGCTACAGCTAACTATGGATTAGGGTTTCAAGTGTTGCTTACCTTAGCTAGTCGTTCGCTAAAAGTGCAACTCTTCTAATTTCTGCCGCCGAATGTGTGTTTATTACACTTTCGTAACTTCTAGACAGCTAAACAAACATCATAATATTTATAGTTTTTGCAGAATCAAATATGGCGGCCAGGCACACCGGACGTGGTAATAGTATGTAGTGTGCAGCAAAAATGTTCCACAAATGTTCCCACGCTCAAACATGATGATAAGAGACATTAGTATCACTTTACATAAGATATACTAGTATGTCATGTAGTTATTGCCTAACCAAAGATACTGAATATAGCTAGATGTTTCAAATTCAAGCCTCTGGTGAAACAACTAGTCTGATCTAATATAGTGAACTACATTTCCCATAAACATTTGCGCACTGGAACATTCCTTCTGGCGTGACGTCCCTTAGCATCCATCGTTTCCTGTTGAAGTGTAAATGGAGACATGACACAGTTGTTTGGGTATTATAAGAAACAATATAGTTAGAAATCCACTGAATTCAAAACTGCTGAAGTGATATTTAAATAGAAGTCACTTTAACTCAGGCTCGGTTCAGTCGCTGGCCGCGATGGAGGCGGTCCCCCGTATGCCAATGATCTGGCTGGATCTGAAAGAGGCAGGGGAGTTCGAGTTCAGCCCGTCGGtgaggcaggtgagatgggtgaggGAGTGGGACAACCGGGCACTGTCGGGCGGTTGAGATCGGAAGTCAAGCAGACAAGGATTACGTAAAATAATCATAAGTATCGAGCACATCTAGACTGTTATTAGCCTGACGCATCAAGTAaaggtagttagctagctagtattgGGTTAGCTGTGTCAGCCATGACAATCGCCTTTGtttacagttagctagctaagttgatAATTAGTTAGCTATTTATGTCAACATGTAGTTACTGTGTCAGATACCCCAGTCACAACAAATAAATAGTCTTTAAAATAATGATGTCATTGTCACATTCACCCTGAACCAGTTTGCTTTGATATAGAGACAAGTCTGGCAGGTTGGAATCCTGTATGTTCACACCCCTGTCAGTTGTCATTAAGGGGGGGACATGGTGAAAAATAGCCAAGACATTCAGAAATTAGTGCTGGAATGAGTTAAAATTAGAGAACAGCAGAGTAACGTTAGGTGAAGGGTCATAGAGCCAGGAGTTTTTTCTGGTCATCTGATCCGGCCAGGGAAAACTCTGCCCTAGTCATCATAACATATGTCTGAGGAAATTCTCCCTCACAATATTTATTGAGAAATATTGCAAAGTAACACACCCACCACAATGACGTCTTATGCCTTACTATCCAATCTCCTTTCTTCTTCCTCCGCCTCATGCTCCAGATATTACTAGAGGACTTTTGCCCTCTCTGGTTCTTCTTTTTTGCTGCCTTAGTCCCAGATCAATTTTCTAGCAACCTTTGTCAATGACATTCAATGACGGTTACGATTTTTATTATAGCAGCAACAGATTTTATCTGGAAAGAAAATGAAGCATAACAGTCCATGGAAAAGTAATagaaagaaggagaaagacagCCCAGAGAGGAATGAAGAGAGAATAATAGAGTTCCATTGTTTAGactagtgtaaccgatgtgaaatggctagctagtcagcggggtgcgcgctaatagcgtttcaatcggtgacgtcactcgctctgagaccttgaagtagttgttccccttgtccgggctctggctgggccagtcaaggacatttcaaagctactcctgcgttgtcttggctgtgtgcttagggtcgttgtcctgttggaaggtgaaccttcgccccagtctgaggtcctgagcgctctggagcaggttttcatcaaggatctgtgtactttgctccgttcatctttccctcgatcctgactagtctccctgtccctgccgctgaaaaacatccccacagcatgattctgccaccaccatgcttcaccgtagggatggtgccaggtttcctccagaagtgactcttggcattcaggccaaagtgttcaatcttggtttcatcagaccagagaatcttgtttctcatggtctgagagtcctttaggtgccttttggcaaacttcaagcgggctgtcatgtgcctcttactgaggagtggcttccgtctggctgcagagatggttgtcctctggaaggttctcccatctccacagaggaactctggagctctgtcagagtgaccattgggttcttggttacctccctgaccaaggcccttctcccccgattgctcagtttggcttggtggacagctttaggaagagtcttggtggttccaaacttcttccatttaagaatgaaggaAACAACTGTgtacttggggaccttcaatgctgcagaaatgtgttggtacccttccccagatctccgactcgacacaatcttgtctccgggctctacagacaattccttcgacctcattgcttggtttttgctctaacatgcactgtcaactttgggacctttatatagacaggtgtatgcctttccaaatcatgtccaattaattgaaattaacacgtggactccaatcaagttgtagaaacatatcgaggatgatcaatggaaacaggatgcacctgagctcaatttcaagcctcatagcaaagagtttgaatacttatgtaaataaagtatttctgtttttatttggataaattagcaaaaaattctaaacctgtttttgctttgtcattatggggtattgtgtgtagattgagtgttttatttaatccattttagaataaggttgtaacgtaacaaaatgtggaaaaagttaaggggtctgaatatgttcagaatgcactgtgtgtgtgtgtgtgtgtgtatatatatatatatatatatatatataaattagtgagctgtgtgctcgattttatacacctgtcagcaatatatacacactcacacgcacaaaagtatgtggacaccccttcaaattaatggatttgactatttcagccacacctgttgctgacaggtgtataaaattgagcacacagccatgcaatctccatagacaaacattggaaaaagaatggcattactgaagaactcagtgactttcaacgttgcaacgtcataggatgccccctttccaacaagtcatttcgtcaaatgtctgccctgctagagctgccctggtcaactgtaattgctgttatgaagttatgaaaatgtccaggagcaacaacggctcagccgcgaagtggtaggccacacaagctcacaacgggaccgccgagtgctgaagcgcgcaaaaatcgcctgtcctcggttgcatcactcactaccgagttccaaactgcctctgtaagGAACGTCAgcacactaatgctcttgtggctgaatgtaagcaagtccccgcagcattgttacaacatctagtggaaagccttcccaaatgtggaggctgttatagcagcaaaggggggaccaactcaatattaatgcccttgattttggaatgagatgttcgacgagcaggtttccacatacatttggtcatgtagtcATGTCAGTACTATTCAAATTTTGTCCACCACTTACCAGATTTGAATAACTGTACAATAATCCGTCTGACAAAATCAAAAAATTTATCAACTAAGACATCCTTCCAGAACTACACATCATTGAttattaaacatgtattttttaacaAAAATAGATGtagttgcccagcaacagccccaaaacatcactgctctagaggagatctgcatggaggaatgggccaaaataccagcaacagtgtgtgaaaatcttgtgaagacttacagaaaacatttgacctctgtcattgccaacaaagggtatataacaaagtattgagaaacttttgttattgaccaaatacttattttccaccataatttgcaaataaattcattaaaaatcctacaatgtgattttctggatttttttctcattttgtctgtcatagttgaagtgtacctatgatgcaaattacaggcctctctcatctttttaagtgggagaacttgcacaattggtggctgactaaatacttttttgccccactgtatatatatattttttttaattaatcagtatcggctttttttgtcctccaataatcggtatcggcgttgaaaaatcataatcggtcgacctctagcttaGACCCTACTTTACATCAtctgaggtttttgtgttgtgcccgccatcAGTTGAGACACAGCATACATGCTCTTAAGTGCAGGGTGGGTGTCATTTGAATCATAGAAATACATTTCATAGAATGGACCTATCCCTCAGACCACTGCAATTGATCTGGTACAGTGGGTACACCATTGAAATTGAATAAACATTTTAACTtctaattactaccacaaagatggcCGCTGGTCCACCCACCATTGAATCTCAACTTAAATGGTCATGTCTTTTCTATTATCTATACTTTATTATCTTTTCTTCTCTAAAGCAGGAAggaccagtgactcggtcaataagaaagtggtcagatgaagcagatgctaagctacaggactgttttgctagtacagactggaatatgttccgggattcctccgatggcattgaggagtataccacatcagtcactggcttcatcaataaatgcactaatgacgtcatccccacagtgaccgtacgtacatacccccaaccggaagccatggattacagacaaaattcgcactgagctaaaggctagagctgccttctttcaaggagcgggactcgaacccggaagcttataagaaatcccgttatgtcctccgacgaaccatcaaacaggcaaagcgtcaataaaggactaagattgaatcgtactaaaCCGGCCCGACCCTCTTCGGATGTGGccgggcttgcaaactattacagactacaaagggaagcacagccgtgagctgcccagggcacgagcctaccagacgagctacatTACTTCTaagctcgctttgaggcaagtgacactgaagcatgcacgagagcatcagctgttcccggatgactgtgtgatcacgctctctgtagccgaagTCAACATGCACAAGGCCGCAGGACCAGACAAATTACCAGGaggtgtactcagagcatgcgctgtccaactggcaagtgtctttactgacattttcaacctctccctgtctgagtctgtaatacaaacatgtttcaagcagaccaccatagtccctgtgcccaagaacactaaggcaacctgcctaaatgactaccgacccgtagcactcacgtctgtagccacaaagtcctttgaaaggctggtcatggctcacatcaacaccattatcccagaaaccctagacccactccaatttgcataccacctcaacagatccacagatgatgcactccacactgccctttcacacctggacaaaaggaacatctatgtgagaattctgttcattaactacagctcagcgttcaacaccatagtgccctcaaagctcatcactaagctaaggaccctgggactaaacacctccctctgcaactggatcctggacttcctgacgggccacccccatccgccacgctgatcctcaccatgggggtgtgtgctcagtcccctcctgtactccctgttcactcatgactgcatggccaggcacgactccaacaccatcattaagtttgccgatgacacaacagtggtaggcctgatcactgaccatgatgagacagcctatagggaggaggtcagagacctggccatgtggtgccaggacaacaacctctccctcaacgtgatcaagacaaaggagataattgtggactacaagaaaaggaggactgagcacacccccattctcatcgacggggctgtagtggagcaggttgagagtttcaagtaacttggtgtccacattaccaacaaacctacatggtccaagcacaccaagacagccgtgaagagggcacgacaaaacctattccccctcaggagactgaaaagatttggcatgggtactcagatcctcaaaaggttctacagctgcactatcgagagcatcctgactggttgcatcactgcctggtatggcaactgctcggcctcaatTACCCCGCacaggtacctcctgtatatagcctcgctattgttattttactgctgctctttatttgttacttttatttctttttttcttaactgcattgttggttaagatcttgtaagtaagcatttcactgttgtgtttggcgcatgtgacaaacaaaaTTTGATTTCAATTGGTTTCCATTGGAGGATTGACAGTATTATTTAAGACAACagattcccattcaagtcaacattaTTTGATatgtggacctccaaccatctttgtggtaccatttgaaagtaaaAATTGTACTAACATTTGAATCCAGTTATCAGCCaaacatgacacccaccctgtattcaagagcatgttgtgtctcaaccgatggtgggcacaacatcaaaacctcagatcatgtaaaatagggtctaagtTAGAACAATAAGCATTTTTAGATCATTGACATTTTAGTAGGACTGTGGCTATCTTGGAATTTGAGGTTATGGTAATTGTCCAGGCCAATGTACACGGTCACAGACATAACCGTTCAGGGGGGATCACAACTCTGTTTGTACACTTTAACATAACTTTGTTATTATCATGGCATTTCATTATTGTTTTTAGATTACTTATATTTATCAACAAATTAGGAAATGCCAGGTTGGAGACGATGTGTTGCTTTTTCGTATTGGCACAACATTAACAGAGATAGGCCAGAGGAggatggtgggaggagctataggaggacgggctcattgtaaatggctggaatggaatttttggaacagagtcaaacaaaAGGTTTCATATGTCTGATACTGTTCCAGTCAtaccattccagacattacaatgagctcGTCCTCCTatacctcctcccaccagcctccactgatatgcCTACCTAGACCTTGTCTGTTGGCTTTTCTGCATAtagctacatttaaaaaaatacagttcCTATTTCGACGCACAAAACCATTCAAACGAAGTATTCGCATACCGTCACAATAATTTGAATGGATACAAAAAGGTCTTTGTTGACTTACTGTGTGAGGTGAAGAAAATACGCCCAGCTGGGCACTTTCCTACGTTTGACATTAGCGAGAAGCAGGCCAGGTACTGCTATCGTAGGGTTTACACCACTTCTAAAAGTTACGCCCCCATTAATTTTCAACTGGAACACATGCGCAGGGGATTGTGAGAAGGTGAGCGGTGCGAACCCTGCTAGCGGAGCGAAATAAAAAGTTCAGGCCTGCTCTACTTTATGCAAATTGCACGCTGCCGCTAACCAATCAAGTGAGGAGCAGATATTTGCTTGATAATCTTTCATTCATGAAACGTAGTTCCGCCTGTCATTAGTTCCGAGCAAGCGCAACCAAAAAAGTTGGACTTTAAACCAATCATCGCTGCGTCTGGTTTTCCAATTCTATATGATTTTGCTATGCTAGAATACAGAGACAAAATCATAAGGTAAATGGCATGTAGGAGGATTGCAGAGATTGTTGGTGTTAATGGTGGGTGAAGAGAGATTTACACAACAATGAGCGTGTGCTCTTAAACCTCGAAACTGTGATCAAAGCCACCATTTGTGAATGTGTTGAGTAAATTAAATTGTGAAATGTTCCCACTAAAGGATAGAAAACACCAGGAACACGCATTATAAGTTTGTAAATGATTCACTAAGCATGACTTTTCCATGTAATATGCTTCCAATTGGATTATGGTATCTTAACGTGATTCTCATATATTATAGTTTATGGCACTTTCATTATACTTGTGTCATGAAATTGATGATTATAGCTCACTTCCTGTAAAATACATAAGCGTACATGTACATGAATGGGTACTTTGGATAAAGGAATTGGGGCTTTGACTTGTACATTTTGTTGTGCAAATTTCTCTTTACCCACCATCAACACCAACATTTCTGCAATTGACCATCTGATTTAGTCTTTATTCTAAAATTATTTTCAGCAAATAAACAAGGTAGAAGTACAACACTCCCCACCCCACATTATTttccttttttacatttttattagcCTACAAATTGCTCCTTATTttcatgtacagtactgtacctagAATATAACGGTTGGATTTGCACTAAACAATTTCAGGTCAGAAAAATCATGTAAAAAATCTGGCTCATGGTTAGCCTCATATACATTATCTACTGGTATCACTTTAAATTCGAGAGCTCACAACTGGACAAAAAGTTCATGTTCATTTAAGAaagcaacacagaaacacagacaaatTAGAGACGGATCCCGTTCACACCTTTATTGCAGAATTGTGATCTGTGATGAATGAACATTGGCACTACTGTAGTTCATCTTGAATGATGTTTTTAAGTTAAcaattaaaacaagtttaaaCACTTCACTTCAATGAATCAACATGGAATGATTCAGAATATAATTTCAAAAGAACAAACAATCTAACTTGTTTGTAAAGGTTAGTAATATCTTACTAATTAGACTATTACTAAAGCATCATTAGAGGTGTACAAAAAAGTCCATACCAGAGGTGACCAACCTTGCTCCACTCTCTGATCTACATGGTGAGCTTGcttctattccagcccagcaataATACACGTTATTATCAACTCATTAGGTTTGGTaagttaaatcaggtgtgttagtgctgggctggaacagaagcctgcacacccagtaagGATTGGATTACTACAGTtgtaatcaggcctttatggtagagtggcaagacggaagccactcctcatttaaaggcacatggcagcccgcttggagtttgccaaaaggcacctaaaggactctcagaccatgagaaacaagattctctggtctgatgaaaccaatattgaacactttggcctgaatgccaagtgtcacttttggaggaaacctgtcaccatccctacggtgaagcatggtggtggcagcattgtgctgtggggatgtttttcagcggcagggacagggagactagtcaggatcgagggaaagatgaacggagcaaagtacagagagatccttgatgaaaacctgctccagagcgctcaggacctcagactggggcgaaggttaaccttccaacaggacaacgaccctaagcatacagccaagaca is a genomic window containing:
- the LOC120031225 gene encoding GA-binding protein subunit beta-1-like isoform X2 — protein: MSLVDLGKRLLEAARAGLDDDVRTLMVNGAPFTTDWLGTSPLHLAAQYGHHSTAEVLLRAGVSRDARTKVDRTPLHMAATEGHSNIVELLVSSGADINAKDMLKMTALHWAAQHGHREVAELLLKYGADVHSLSKFDKTPFDIAMDTSNTELMILLQDGMQNQVNMNPEPQFIISSAGVVNLSDLVNTTAKSGESVSTTSVLATLAALAEASGPMGKNAGKSEDAIAADSVDSAIQHVVGDGGQRVITIVTDQHGNLQPAGLGQQFFVTMQGQQMVAVPAGQITEEVVEQEPYPSPARKRRIEPAAILTRPKDKKAKSGDSSREQLQKQLQEANRKAQEYRTQLLQKEQEAEQYRLRLEEAIEQQQSNNTSSIAGSTSTGVQEVDEEVVQMEKQRETEEIVVEEDKVEGEEDVPFPEDTILVKVEEELDSGEGEQITVDDTEETEKASTKVTTTPKRGRGRGRGRGRRR
- the LOC120031225 gene encoding GA-binding protein subunit beta-2-like isoform X3, whose amino-acid sequence is MAATEGHSNIVELLVSQSGADINAKDMLKMTALHWAAQHGHREVAELLLKYGADVHSLSKFDKTPFDIAMDTSNTELMILLQDGMQNQVNMNPEPQFIISSAGVVNLSDLVNTTAKSGESVSTTSVLATLAALAEASGPMGKNAGKSEDAIAADSVDSAIQHVVGDGGQRVITIVTDQHGNLQPAGLGQQFFVTMQGQQMVAVPAGQITEEVVEQEPYPSPARKRRIEPAAILTRPKDKKAKSGDSSREQLQKQLQEANRKAQEYRTQLLQKEQEAEQYRLRLEEAIEQQQSNNTSSIAGSTSTGVQEVDEEVVQMEKQRETEEIVVEEDKVEGEEDVPFPEDTILVKVEEELDSGEGEQITVDDTEETEKASTKVTTTPKRGRGRGRGRGRRR
- the LOC120031225 gene encoding GA-binding protein subunit beta-1-like isoform X1, whose amino-acid sequence is MSLVDLGKRLLEAARAGLDDDVRTLMVNGAPFTTDWLGTSPLHLAAQYGHHSTAEVLLRAGVSRDARTKVDRTPLHMAATEGHSNIVELLVSQSGADINAKDMLKMTALHWAAQHGHREVAELLLKYGADVHSLSKFDKTPFDIAMDTSNTELMILLQDGMQNQVNMNPEPQFIISSAGVVNLSDLVNTTAKSGESVSTTSVLATLAALAEASGPMGKNAGKSEDAIAADSVDSAIQHVVGDGGQRVITIVTDQHGNLQPAGLGQQFFVTMQGQQMVAVPAGQITEEVVEQEPYPSPARKRRIEPAAILTRPKDKKAKSGDSSREQLQKQLQEANRKAQEYRTQLLQKEQEAEQYRLRLEEAIEQQQSNNTSSIAGSTSTGVQEVDEEVVQMEKQRETEEIVVEEDKVEGEEDVPFPEDTILVKVEEELDSGEGEQITVDDTEETEKASTKVTTTPKRGRGRGRGRGRRR